One genomic segment of Stigmatella erecta includes these proteins:
- a CDS encoding MXAN_2562 family outer membrane beta-barrel protein, translating into MSRAVALGAAVFLGALPSQAQETFTSATPLQSPRTGAVAVKLGGYKPLIDTEEGLKSAPYEKTFGDSSMLLVELEIQRYFYQGIGSAGVSVSAGYAEKYGKAVNLEGVESPETTSLKVAPLRLGAVYKFDYAAFRWHIPLVPYGKLGLIYTPWWVSKGDKTQEVNGRKGRGGRWGYGFTGGVAFLMDVLEPRLARDFDSDLGINHTYLFAEYTYAEVNNFGSAGLVLSSRHWMFGLSLDY; encoded by the coding sequence ATGAGTCGAGCAGTAGCCCTCGGCGCCGCGGTGTTCCTCGGCGCGCTGCCGAGCCAGGCGCAAGAGACCTTCACGTCGGCCACGCCCCTCCAGTCGCCGCGCACGGGCGCGGTGGCCGTGAAGCTGGGGGGCTACAAGCCCCTCATCGATACCGAGGAGGGCCTGAAGAGCGCTCCCTACGAGAAGACGTTCGGCGACTCGTCCATGCTGCTGGTGGAGCTGGAGATCCAGCGCTACTTCTACCAGGGCATTGGCTCGGCCGGCGTGTCGGTCTCCGCCGGTTACGCGGAGAAGTACGGGAAGGCCGTCAACCTGGAGGGCGTCGAGTCTCCCGAGACGACGTCGCTCAAGGTCGCCCCGCTGCGGCTCGGCGCGGTCTACAAGTTCGACTACGCGGCGTTCCGCTGGCACATCCCGTTGGTGCCCTACGGCAAGCTGGGGCTCATCTACACGCCCTGGTGGGTGTCCAAGGGGGACAAGACCCAGGAAGTGAATGGCCGCAAGGGCCGGGGGGGCCGCTGGGGCTATGGCTTCACCGGGGGCGTGGCCTTCCTGATGGACGTGCTGGAGCCCCGGCTGGCGCGGGACTTCGACTCGGACCTGGGCATCAACCACACCTATCTCTTCGCCGAGTACACGTACGCGGAAGTGAACAACTTCGGGAGCGCGGGGCTGGTTCTGTCCAGCCGGCACTGGATGTTCGGGTTGTCGCTGGACTACTAG